From Qipengyuania soli:
GAAGGTCAGTGCATTGAACGGCAAGCTGGTGGTGCTGATGGGCGGCAGCGGCTTCATCGGCAACTATGTGGCGCAGGCCCTGCTCGAGCGCGGGGCGCGCGTGCGGATCGCCAGCCGCAACCCCGAGCGTGCTTTCCGCCTCAAGCCGCTCGCCAACCTCGGCCAGATCCAGTTCGCCCGATGCAATGCCTCCGACCGCAGGAGCGTGGAAGCCTGCGTGACAGGCGCAGATGCGGTGGTGAACCTGATCGGCACCTTCGATGGAAATCTGTCGCGTATCATGGGCGAGGCGCCGGGCTGGATGGCAAAGGCAGCGAAGGCGCAGGGTGCACAGGCCTTCGTCCACGTCAGCGCGATCGCCGACGAACCCGACGAGGACACGGTGATCGAATACGCCGCCGCAAAGAAGCTGGGCGAGGAAAGTGTGCGGGCAGCCTTCCCCGGGGCGACCATCCTGCGACCCTCGATCCTGTTCGGGAAGGACGACAACTTCCTCAACATGTTCGCAGGGCTGATTTCGAGCTTGCCGGTCCTTCCGGTCTTCGGTCCCGACGCGAAGATCCAACCGGTCTATGTCGACGACGTCGCCGAAGCTGTGGCACGTGCGCTCGAGGATCCGGCGGCCCACGGAGGCAAGACCTACGAAATTGCAGGGCCCGAGGTCCTTACCATGATGGACCTCAACCAGCGCATTGCGGCAGCGCAAAACCGCAAGCGCAGCTTCCTGCCCATACCCGATGCGGGCTCGGCTCTGTTCGCCGCCCTGCCCGGTACGCCGATGTCGTCCGACCAGTGGAAGCTTCTGAAGCAGGGCAGCATCGCTTCAGGCGCACTGCCGGGGCTCGAGAAACTCGGCATTGCCGCCAAGCCACTCGGCCTGTTCCTCGATAAGTGGATGGTTCGCTACCGCAAGCACGGGCGTTTCGCCGACCGCCTGAGCGCATAATCCGCGAGCGGATCCTGGCTCTCGCCCGCATTTGACAATGCACAAAAAAGTGGTCCGGCGCCTTACGACACCGGACCACCAAGTATGCGGTCGAATTAACCGGACTGTGATTACCAGCCGAAAATCACACCGACGCGACCGCCGATCTTGCCATTCTTGTTCAGACCGCCACCGACACCGGCAGTCACAGCAACGTTGTCGCTGACGCGGAGGCCCATGTTGGCCGCGACTGCGTTCGCGCCCTCATAGAAACCGCCGGTCACCGCGAGGTTGAAGCGCATGTCGGGCAGGAAGGCCATGCCGCCGAGCGCGATGGCCGTAGCGGTCGAGCTCGAAATACGATCATCGAAGTCCGCGATACGAGTCTCGAGAACATCGACGCGGTTGGAAACGGTGTCGATACGGTTCGAGAGCGCTGTGTCAGCAGCGATGCGGGCGTTGGTTTCGCTGGTGATGGTATCCAGCAGAACGGTGTCGGCTGCCGCGCGGGCGTCAGCTTCGGCGACGATGGCTTCGCTGTTGGCGGTGATGCGGGCGTCATGCTCGACGAGGGTCGCTTCGTTCGCGGTAACGCGCTCGTCGAGAACGACGATCGCTTCTTCGTTCGCGGTGATGCGGGTCTCGTGGTCGACGAGAGTTGCTTCGTTGGCCGTGATGCGGTCCTCGTGGTCCACGAGCGCAGCGATCACTTCGACTTCCGAATTCGTCTCGGCAGCGCGCGGATCGCCGAGAAGTGCCTGCGAGGCTGCGGCAATCGCCGCGTTCTGGTTTTCGGCGGCACCGACCAGCACTTCCTGAGCACGGATGAACGTGTTCGTGACATCGTCGAGGCCAGCAAACTGGGCTTCGGCGGCGGCGAGGTCCTGGTTCGCGGATGCCGCATCGGCGGTCAGGTTCTGCAAGCCGTCGGCGCTTGCGGTATAGCCGGCATCGGTGATCGCATCGACGAAGTCGGTGTTCGAGGCAAGCGAGGTGTCGAGATCGCTGACAGCCGTCGAAAGGCCATCAGCTGCGGCAACGCGCGTGTCGACAGCTGCGTCGAACGCGACCTGGGCTGCATCGAGCGCATCTGCGGCGGCAGTGGCATCCGCAAGCGCAACCGTACGGTCGGCCTCGGCTGCCGAAAGGTCCTGCTGCGCTTCGGCGCGGGCGACGAGCGCTGCGTTGAGAGCCGCAAGGTTTGCGGTGCTCTGGTCTGCGTCATAGGCAGCCTGCGCAGCGGCGACATCATCGCTTGCGGCACTCAGTGCAATGTTGGCGTCGGTCACCGACTGGTTGGCTGCTGTCAGTGCGTCGGCCGCATCATTGTAGGCTGCATCGGCAACGGTAACGACGTCTGCGGCCGCGGCTTCGGCTGCCGCAGCTGCCGCGAGGTCGGCTTCGGCAGTGGTGACTGCAGCGAAGGCGTCGAGATTGTCCTGGGTCAGCGAGGCAGTAACGGCTGCTTCAGCGCCGTTGAGCGCGGTCGCGGCATCCGTCGCTGCATCGACATCGGCCTGCGCGGCATCGATCTGGTCCTGCGTAGGCGCGGTCTGTTCGATCTTGCTGTCGAGATTGTCGTAGGCGCCGTCGGCAATGCCGCTGTAATCATAGGTGCTGAGGGCAACGTCGACATCGGTGGGCTCGGTACATTCGACGCCGAAGCCGGTGTAGACGGTGCAAGCTTCCTGTGCTGCGGCGGGTGTTGCGCCTACGAGGCCGATCGCGGCAGTGCTGGCAAGGAGGCCTGCAGCGACAGCGCTGCGGCCTGCGTTATTATGAGTACGCATATTAAATCCCTCATTGAATAAATAACAAATGTTAAACCAGACGTTCCTCTGGGCCCGGTTGTGTATTGTCAAAGGGATTTGGAATTTCATTGGTATCTGTTTTGCGTATTCAAATTATATGCACAAACGCATGTTTTTAAATATATCATTCTGCATTGCGCATTACTTTAACCATGTCTAACGCAGCGCATTCAGGGGATTTGGGGAAATCGCCTATTAGTATAATTCAGGGGCATCTAATTCCGTGCCGGATCTATGTAGTGAAGTATCGCAGCTCTCGACGGAGCTGGAAAAAGTTGGCGTCGACCTTTTTGCAGTCGACGGAAAGATCATCTTCTATCTCATGAATAACGGTTCCTCGAGAATTAAGGAGATCATGCTTGCTACTGGCTCTTCATACCGCGGCTTCTACCTGGCGCTCGAGCGGCTCAAGAATAAGAAGCTGATCGATTCAGAAGTCGATCCAGTGGATCGCCGCGCACGTGTTATCCGACTGGCGACCCCTACACCTGCGCCGTCCGTCCATCGCGGGAACTAGCCTAATCCCCTCCCCAATCCATGGGGATTGCATCCGTTTCGGATCTGATTGCAGGCGGGGCAGCAGCCCTTCACCTGATCCGCGGGACTAAAGTCTGCGGAAGAGTTGCGGCCTAAGCCTCGTCAGGTGCTTCTGCTGTCAACCTGGCAATCGGTTCGACGAGCAGTTCGGCGCCGCTGTTGCCGGTGATGCGCACGCGCTCACCTGCGGCAGCGTCTGGTCCACGCGCAATCCATTCGCTGTCGCCGACACGTACCCGGCCCGATCCGCTTTCGATCGCTGTGGTGACCAGCGCGGTTTCGCCGACCAACCGTCCGCCCCTGTTGTTAAGCAAGGGATCCGTGCTTTCGATCGGCCGCTCACGCAGCCAGCGCTTGGCGGAAAAGGCGAAGACCAGCGCCAACGACACGAAGGCGATGACCTGCACGGCCAATGGCGGACCGGAAACGAAGGTGATGGCCGCAATCACGATGGCCGCAGCGGCAAGCCAGATCAGGTAGACGCCGGGAACCAACATCTCCAGCACGGCCAAGGCAAGGCCGAGGATCAGCCAGATCCAGTAGTGTTCGATCCCGTCCATGTGCTTCAGCCCTGGTCGCCCGATCGCGGCACGGTCGGCCGCTGGACGGGCGCACGCACGGCTTCACGCGGGCGCTGCTGCGGAATGGCGGTGCCTGCATCGACCGTGCCTTCAGGCTTGTCGAACGTGCTGCGGACAAGCTCCCCGATCCCGCCGAGAGAACCGATCAGCTGGGTCGCCTCAACCGGGAACAGTATGGTCTTGGCATTGGGGCTCTCGGCGAACTTGCCGACCGCCTTGGTGTATTCCTGGGCCACGAAGTAGTTGATCGCCTGGCTGCCCGAAGAAGCGATAGCGTTGGACACCAGTTCGGTCGCGCGGGCTTCGGCTTCTGCCGCACGCTCGCGCGCCTCGGCATCGCGGAATGCGGCTTCGCGCTTGCCCTCAGCCTCGAGGATGGCGGACTGCTTGCGGCCCTCGGCACGCAGGACAGAGCTGGTCTTGTCGCCCTCGGCCTCGAGGATTTCCGCGCGCTTGAGGCGTTCAGCCTTCATCTGCCGGGCCATGGCCTCCGAAATGTCGAGCGGCGGGCGAATGTCCTTGATCTCGACGCGAGTGATCTTCACGCCCCAGGGCGAGGTCGCATGGTCGACCACGCTCAGCAGGCGGGCATTGATCTCGTCACGCTTGGACAGCGTCTCGTCGAGGTCCATCGCGCCCATGACGGTGCGCAGGTTCGTCGTCGTGAGCGCCATGATCGCCTGGTAGAGGTTCGACACCTCATAAGCCGCCTTGCCCGCATCGAGCACCTGGAAGAAGACCACGGCATCGACCCCGACCATGGCATTGTCGGCGGTAATGATTTCCTGGCCCGGGATATCGAGCACCTGCTCCATCATGTTCACCTTCTGCCCGACGCGGTCGATGAACGGGACGATCAGGTGGAGGCCCGGGTCGGCCGACATGGTGAAACGCCCGAAGCGTTCGATCGTGTAGACGTAACCCTGCTTCACCACGCGCACGCCCATCATCAGGAAGACGAGCGTCAGCAGCACCAGCATGCCAAGGAAGATTTCAGCCATAATCAAAGACCCCTCTGTCTGACCGACATGGTAGCGGCGGGGGACCGGGTCGCAAGAAAAACCGGACGACCGTCAGAGAGCCTCACGATAGAGCGCTAGCAGTCGCGACCACGCGCGTTCCGCCTGCATCTCGTCGTAGGAGGGGGAGTCCGGTACGCACCAGCCGTGGTCGGCCGGGTAGACCTCGATTTCGGCGGTCATCCCCGCCGCTGCTTCGCGCAGGGCGGTCTTGTCGCCTGGTGCCTTGGCATCGTCGTTCTGGGCGATGGCGATGAGGTAACGAGCGTCGGCGCGCAGCAGCTTGTGCGGGCTGGGCCCCTCTGCCCGGACAAGGCCGCCGCCGTGGAAGCTGGCGCCGGCACGGATGTGAGCGTCGGCGGACGGAGCGATGACGGCGAAGCTGCCGGTCATGCAATAACCTTGCGATCCGATCCCGCGATCCTTGGCGACCGGTGCCTGCTGCATCAACCAATCCGCGCATGCACGGGCATCGGTAGTGATGGTCGCTGCGGAGAATTTTGTGCGCCACGGCGTCACCTTGTCCCACCCCCCATTGCCGGCGAAATCGGCGAAATCGGCGAACTGCTGGCCAGCGACATCGCGATAGTAGGGATTGGCGAGGAGCACGGCGTACCCCGCCTCGGCAAGGCGCCTCGCCATCTGCCGTTTCGCGGGACGGATGCCGGCGATATCGGGCCACAGGATCACGCCGGGACTGGTGCCAGACCCAGCGTGGAAGAACTCCCCGTCCATCGTGCCGTCAGGCGTCGTGAAACTCACCACGCTTTCGACCAGTGCGTTGTCGACAGCATCCGCTGCGTCGCCCTGCACCGGCGCACAGGCAACCGCAGCCCCCGCCAGGGACATTGCCCCGAAACCGCGCCGGGAAACCTCCGAGTTAGCCCAGCGGGCGAGATCCTGCCTGTCGCACATACCTGAAACTCCTCTTTCCCGACCCGCGCATCCTATCGTGCAAGACGTGATGGACAAGCCTTCGTCGGCATTGCAGGATAGGTTGCAGAAGAGCGACGGATTCTTCCGTTGCCGGGGAGAGAACATCGATGGGATACGGCAGGCTTGCGATGCTTGCTGCGCTGGCTCTGGCCGGATGCAGCATGGGAGCGAAGGAACCGACGCTGGCGACCGATGGCGTGACCGACGCCATGCTCGCGGCCGGAAATGGCGACGAGTGGCTCACATACGGCGGCGATTATAACGAGCAGCGCTTCTCCGCGCTCAACCAGATAACCGACGCCAATGTCGGCGAACTGGGCCTTGCATGGTCTGCCGACCTCGACACCGCGCGCGGCCAGGAAGCAACGCCGCTGATGCACGACGGCATGCTCTACGTCACCACGGCATGGTCGATGGTGAAGGCCTATGATGCCAAGACCGGAGCACTCAAGTGGTCCTACGATCCGGAAGTGCCGCGTTCGAAGCTGGTCGAGGTGTGCTGCGACGCGGTCAACCGCGGCGTCGCGCTCTACGGCGACAAGGTCTACGTCGCCACGCTCGACGGCAAGCTGGTGGCGCTCGACCAGAAGACCGGCAAGGTCGTGTGGTCGAAACTGACGATCCCCGAAGGCTCGAAGATGGCCATCACCGGCGCACCGCGCATCGTGAAGGGCCGCGTCCTTATCGGCTCGGCAGGCTCGGAATATTTCACCCGCGGCTACCTCGCTGCCTTCGATGCGCAGACCGGCAATGAACTGTGGCGCTTCCACACTGTCCCCGGCGACCCCTCTAAGCCGCAGGACGGCAAGCACCTCGAGGCGGCAGCGAAGACGTGGAGCGGCGATTTCTGGAAGCGCGGCGGCGG
This genomic window contains:
- a CDS encoding complex I NDUFA9 subunit family protein — encoded protein: MAKVSALNGKLVVLMGGSGFIGNYVAQALLERGARVRIASRNPERAFRLKPLANLGQIQFARCNASDRRSVEACVTGADAVVNLIGTFDGNLSRIMGEAPGWMAKAAKAQGAQAFVHVSAIADEPDEDTVIEYAAAKKLGEESVRAAFPGATILRPSILFGKDDNFLNMFAGLISSLPVLPVFGPDAKIQPVYVDDVAEAVARALEDPAAHGGKTYEIAGPEVLTMMDLNQRIAAAQNRKRSFLPIPDAGSALFAALPGTPMSSDQWKLLKQGSIASGALPGLEKLGIAAKPLGLFLDKWMVRYRKHGRFADRLSA
- a CDS encoding YadA C-terminal domain-containing protein is translated as MRTHNNAGRSAVAAGLLASTAAIGLVGATPAAAQEACTVYTGFGVECTEPTDVDVALSTYDYSGIADGAYDNLDSKIEQTAPTQDQIDAAQADVDAATDAATALNGAEAAVTASLTQDNLDAFAAVTTAEADLAAAAAAEAAAADVVTVADAAYNDAADALTAANQSVTDANIALSAASDDVAAAQAAYDADQSTANLAALNAALVARAEAQQDLSAAEADRTVALADATAAADALDAAQVAFDAAVDTRVAAADGLSTAVSDLDTSLASNTDFVDAITDAGYTASADGLQNLTADAASANQDLAAAEAQFAGLDDVTNTFIRAQEVLVGAAENQNAAIAAASQALLGDPRAAETNSEVEVIAALVDHEDRITANEATLVDHETRITANEEAIVVLDERVTANEATLVEHDARITANSEAIVAEADARAAADTVLLDTITSETNARIAADTALSNRIDTVSNRVDVLETRIADFDDRISSSTATAIALGGMAFLPDMRFNLAVTGGFYEGANAVAANMGLRVSDNVAVTAGVGGGLNKNGKIGGRVGVIFGW
- a CDS encoding MarR family winged helix-turn-helix transcriptional regulator, which produces MPDLCSEVSQLSTELEKVGVDLFAVDGKIIFYLMNNGSSRIKEIMLATGSSYRGFYLALERLKNKKLIDSEVDPVDRRARVIRLATPTPAPSVHRGN
- a CDS encoding NfeD family protein, which codes for MDGIEHYWIWLILGLALAVLEMLVPGVYLIWLAAAAIVIAAITFVSGPPLAVQVIAFVSLALVFAFSAKRWLRERPIESTDPLLNNRGGRLVGETALVTTAIESGSGRVRVGDSEWIARGPDAAAGERVRITGNSGAELLVEPIARLTAEAPDEA
- a CDS encoding SPFH domain-containing protein translates to MAEIFLGMLVLLTLVFLMMGVRVVKQGYVYTIERFGRFTMSADPGLHLIVPFIDRVGQKVNMMEQVLDIPGQEIITADNAMVGVDAVVFFQVLDAGKAAYEVSNLYQAIMALTTTNLRTVMGAMDLDETLSKRDEINARLLSVVDHATSPWGVKITRVEIKDIRPPLDISEAMARQMKAERLKRAEILEAEGDKTSSVLRAEGRKQSAILEAEGKREAAFRDAEARERAAEAEARATELVSNAIASSGSQAINYFVAQEYTKAVGKFAESPNAKTILFPVEATQLIGSLGGIGELVRSTFDKPEGTVDAGTAIPQQRPREAVRAPVQRPTVPRSGDQG
- a CDS encoding dienelactone hydrolase family protein; this encodes MCDRQDLARWANSEVSRRGFGAMSLAGAAVACAPVQGDAADAVDNALVESVVSFTTPDGTMDGEFFHAGSGTSPGVILWPDIAGIRPAKRQMARRLAEAGYAVLLANPYYRDVAGQQFADFADFAGNGGWDKVTPWRTKFSAATITTDARACADWLMQQAPVAKDRGIGSQGYCMTGSFAVIAPSADAHIRAGASFHGGGLVRAEGPSPHKLLRADARYLIAIAQNDDAKAPGDKTALREAAAGMTAEIEVYPADHGWCVPDSPSYDEMQAERAWSRLLALYREAL